From Branchiostoma floridae strain S238N-H82 chromosome 5, Bfl_VNyyK, whole genome shotgun sequence:
taaataaagataagaaaagtccagtttggtgaagagttattatcataatgtaaatagtattgttaataataaatagctatgtttttctagtattggttacctgcccctattcaggtttataacactaatgtgtctgagccttttgtacattaattgggcactgaggtgaatcaatatccatatttgcactaagttcctcaaacctgggtaataatagcacagaaaaaatgaccacattgtaaatatcagtcagatgatagcactatgaaatgaaaatcttgttcagaattcactctaaaatggttgtatgagaagctatgctacaacagtccctcccgcgatacttatagaacagtcccgcaaggaggtcacatgactagtgcccgccattttgaattgctatagttaaagtatggtagtatcgtcgccgtacattttgaccaaaaacagggacttaaaatgcttgtaaagcacggaaactccgtacacatcaatgggacaccatcttgaacatgtttgtggcggtaggtttaggtgtcgttgcgcgacggccgatatttttgtggatatagtgggcattcgctaaaaagacattttgctgggcgttcactaaaaagaccatcgagaatcgaaactttgatttatgtcacttcgggtcaatggattgacttgaaactcaggattaatacatgggagcacaacgtggacatattccaagcaaaaaaaatgagattcgtgcagcgcggacttctctagagtgggcgtttgtgggcattcgctaaaaagaccctcccgaaacctcacctttgaccacAGTTTTCACTGATACGCCCCCTCCCACCAAGTCAATGACATCTAAGGGTAAGAAAGTCGTGTGGTCCATGTCATAAGGGAGGCACATATTCGTGGTGATTCATATTAAGATTTAGAAGGTACAGAGAAGGACCCACTAACCGTCTCCTCCTCTCATTATCATCAGGAAGTGCGATTTTGGAGAGTTTTATGATCTTAGCAACGCCATGACACGTGTGCAGAGTTTTGCTTAGGAACACtgtttgacctttgaactgggTTATACCAATGAGTTATAGGGGTTATTACTGTCTATTGCGACCAACCGCCAAATCCAATTAAAAACAGTATatctggagatgttttgctGTCTATTGCAAGCACACTTGTTTGTTAGACAGTGACAAAATTGTCACCCAGAAGTAGCGCACGGCTAGATCACAAATAGAAGAAGTTAGCCAAATAATTATTTACCATGGTATACCGTATAGGGTGATGGCtctgtcactcactcacggcccgtaacctcagtggtcgtaggggctccccgACATCCAGTAGCAGATCCGTAGCCTATAATTAATCATCATAAATAATCATCATAAATAAGCTTAAACCACTTTGACGCTTGAAGAAATATGTAATGGATAAAAGGGAATTTTCAACCACCATATACACACTTTCATGCAGCTGTTTAATTCTGGTAGGTACTCTAGAGTAATAgatgaatgagaccttaaagtctttgaTCAAGACACTCTCCATTATGAaccttgattatttggcgaaggtatgtgtttcgtgaaACTCTAGTTGGTTCTAATATGGCCAATTATGATCGAAACGCCAATCCCAGTAGTTGAAGTACAAATTTGCCCTTAGAGCGATCataaaaattgaccaaaaagcACTAGAAGATGCTAGCCACCCAGAAGACCTGCACAGGAGGCTAAACGATCGAAACCTCAGCACGGGGCAACCTTCCGTTTACTCTTCAAGTTCAGGCAAACGTAGCTCTTCTGGACTCGAATAGCTATTAATTAGGAGTTCAACATACACAAATGATAGGTTACACCAAGTCACGCCCATACCCGATCCCTGTCAGAGTGGTCTAAAATCACTTTTGAATATAAAAGATGAGATTGTGGTACATAGCCAGACAAGCGACCAGCATGCAAGTAAAATGGGCATTTTTTTACAAGTCCACTTGGTGTACCTTCTTTTCAGTAAAACGGAATTACGCCGTCAGAGAAGCCAACACTCCTCCTTCAGTGAACGACTGTAGTCCGGCATTATGAATGAATCCGAAGAGGCCTTTGTTTTGCTAGTTGCCCTATCCATAGTCATTGGGATACCAGTGTTTGTGGTCTGGCTGATCTACAAAGCTTGGAAGTGGCTGACAGGATACGAGAATGAAAACACTAGAAGGTACATTATTAcctactacagtagaagccagttaattgcacaacgggtAATCACACACCTCTGTTAATTGCGCGAAATCtcaaaatcccgtggtggtgcggtccaacttaataacttcgctttgttgcaccattcggataattgcacgatcGAAAAACCCTaacaaattgggtgtgcaattaagcggcttctactgtatttattTAACGGCGTTACGTATGATCGCTTACATTTGCTTTTACCGGTCAATTGTCTCTGTTAACGTTACTTTGcctttatgaatattaattttgTGTTAAGACATGTCCAAGCAATGTCTTTGTTCATAATTGTAGCTTGCTAAACAAATTGTTCTGCTTAACAAACTATTATTATGTTTGAGATATGAttattttgaaatctttgaTTATTTAATGTGTACTACATTATGTTGAAAGGTTCCccctgtttttgtttatttaaaaaaacaataaacaaattaaagaaaaaacaacaaacttttaaaaaaactgaGCTACAGTGGCAATCAATCTCAATCCGTACAGGCGTAGATCATACCATGGATATCGAGATAGACCCAACCATAAGCCAGAAAGGCAtgcaaaggaaaagaaaaaggaCGAAGTTCGCTTGCCCGAAGCCTACGAATATCGAAGGAGTGTTAACGACAACGCCTTGCCAGAAAGGTACGTGTACTTCAAAAGACAGTACCATGGTCTCTCACTGATTCAATGATTTGACGCTTAGGATGAATCTAGACGTAAGAAGGTAAGTGTAGAATATAACTGTCAACTTTGAATTCTCGTCCATTACTTCGCATTACGTAAAGAAGGAGAGTACGTTTTGCTTGAATTGCTAATTGATTGTACACGTACGTAGCATGCTAATATTGTCTAAAGAACGTTGCCATGGCTTTGAATTTCAATTCGCACAGGCATCCGGGATATCGACATAGATTCAATGCTGAGCCAGAAAGGAGCACACGAGTACGGGAGGAAGTCGCCTCTCGGATCCCCGAATGGCAGATGGAAAGGGACTACTTGAACGACTATCGAAGAAATGTCTTTCCTAAAAGGTACGTAAAAAGTCGGCCGTACTTCTCTGTTTTCAAGACTAAAGTTGACGCTTACAGAGCAATCTGCTCAGTTGCAATATAGGAAACGAAATTGTATATAATTTCGAATGAATGTGTATCAGGGTTTCCCTTGGGTAGTAATTATTCTGTGATTGGATAAAGTGGATATCTCACTGGGCTGTGGCATCGTGGTGGTACGTTGGGGTTTGTTGACTATGGCATGCACCTTTGCGCTTTGTTTTTCCCAAGTTTCCCTTGCGCTCACAATGACGTGCAGCGCATTTGCGTTTCAGTGTAATATTAATGTAAAATTAttaaaatgcatcaaaaagagatttgcaatgataaaaggatgttACCCTTCTGGTACTAAGCACAACATGTACGTAACATATGATGTGTCAATGGGGGGCATTGGCTCATACTCATAGTACTGTATGTTAACGGCAAGGCCACTATGATGGGGGCACGCTGACAGCCTTTCGCCATTTGCGTTGTATTACCattaaaaacacacatcacCTTTGGAGACATTTTGAGTTCCCCTACAATGTGATTAGCAGAATGAATGTCCAAATTGGATTTTGAAATGTACAGTTTCACGTTAGCCTGATATGCATTGGTGTTTCTATTAAGTTTAGGTAGGATGTACTAGTAGGTTCTGCTTAGATTTCTCTTTCATATCGCATCTTGCTAAACAAATTGTTGTGAAAAGCTATTTTAACATTGTATTTCAATCAATGCAGGCACATTAGATATCGACCAAGAGCCTATCCAGCGAGTTTTGGCACTGAATTCACCTTTGTGTGTGTCGACGATCCCCAATATCGGAGAGATGTCTTCAGCTCGCCCGCTCAGTCCAGGTATCCTGTGGTCGCGCTAGAAAGCAAATCACACCTTGTCAAAAGCTCAGTCGTCCCTGAATGGTTTGAAGCGCTGTATTTCACGGAGCAGTTGAAGATGTGCCACAGGAAACTGAAACTCGACGACGACCAAACAAAGCACGCAAAAGTGTTGGTTAGAAGATACATTGGGGCTATAGTCGACAGCGTCAATGAAGAAATCGATGCCAGCAGGCCAGAAGGGGCTAGCCGCACCCGGATAGAATACACAGGCAGCATGtacgagggcaccaaatttggtCAACCCGACGAGTTTGACATCATGGTCGTGATTGACGGCTCAGAAGATATAGAGGACGAGAAGATGACTCCCGGCTACGCCAGGCTCCGAGTCGACCAGCGCCCTTTCCTCCCTTACCGGTTTTCTAGGTGTCTTGCTGGAGACAAAAACATCAACCCGACAAAGATGCTTGACTGGTTCTATGGACTTGTGCAGAGAGGGATCAACAAGGTGGGTCCAACTCTCATTGATGAGTGAACAGGTTAAATTTTCGCAACTTGTTTCTTCAAACCTATATACTCACCACAGGTGCAAAAAGCTTAAGTCTTGACACACCTGTCTCAGGCCATTTAACGTTGTTACCAACTGCAACCGTCCTTGTGCAACTGTTTTTCTCTTGTCTTGCTATAGTGTGCTATGTTTATACCACTCGTTTGTTTTATGTGCTGTCTATTGAAATaaagatttgtgtgtgtgtgtgtcaaatctatttttctttattttttcaaaacatcGATATCTGCATTAGTATTAAAGACACCAACCAATATCATACGTTTCAAAGttcgtacttttttttttaatttctataCAAATTCATTACAAGAAAATAGGGCGGCATGCTACTCTTTACATGATATTGATAGAAAACGTTCGACCATATAACTTGTCTCACATGGAATGGACGTTTGCAGATATCAACCTCGGCATTGGATCCTGTTCTGAAAGTCTCTCGCCACGGACCAGCCGTAATGGTTAGTAAATCTCTTTTTCCGTCAGAACTTCCGTAAGAAACATTCATGCTTCACTGCAAACCCGATGGGTTATTGAGCTGTACTCAGTCTAAAGCATTCTGTTATATTTGTGTTCTTAAGCTTTGGGTTTTCTCTTTTCATTTTCTACCTCTGACAGGTTAATATAAAGGAAAGAAACGGCTTGTCCATAGACGTGGACCTGGTCCTGTGTATCCAGCTGGATCAGCAGACGTACTACGTCGCCAAACCGTACAAGGATTATGCTGAGGAACCTCCGGACTGGTCCCTGACGTGCGATCCTGCCATGCTGTGGAGACAGTCCTTCTCCGTCACCGAAACCAGGACGCTAGCAAGGTCAGATTTGAGGAGTATTTTAGATGCATATGTATTGGATATTGTATGGGCGAAGGAACCTTGCAACCTAACATGTCACTAGGCACTGGAGGATCTAAGTCTCCACCCTCCAAAATGTCCCTGGACTTTAGTAGTAGAGGCTACTTTGCGGCGTTTTGTTGttaaatcagcaccatggacaaaaCAGACTGAGCTATATTCGTGTACGTGTACATCGAAAATCGATCAATTAACTGTTCAGGACTGATCCAAGTCTCATTTTAGCCAGGGGCCAAACCTCGATGTGAAGTGACAAATCTTTTGTAGTTTGCAGAGCAACACAACTCTAGAGCATTCTTTTAAGAAGGGTTAAGACATAAGTATAACCCAAACTGAGTTATATTGAAAATCAATGAACTTATCAAACCTTGCTCAGCATCGACGGAGCCCACGGGTGCCGTCGTGACTGCCTCCGTGTCCTGAAGAGCGTGTTCCGGAGGGAACCAGGTCTGAGCAAGTTCACGTCCTTTCACCTGAAGACAGTCCTGCTGCGCATGTTTGAAGAAGAGGACCAATGGCAGAGCAGCAACATGGGCGATCGTTTCTTTGATCTGCTATTGAGGTTTGTCATTGCGAGTAATACAGTTTTATGTAAAGCTTAATTctatatttttgtactttttgtcatGTAGTCTACCTGACGTGTGTATTTTTCAAGCAACCTTAGTGCTGTTTGTCCTTTTCATGGCAAGAACGACACATGCACAAAACGCTAAACAATAATGAGCAAGATTTGCAcaatacttttatttttcgttcctGCAAACAGATCGGTCGGGCCCCGGTCTGGAAATGTCATCCTGGCATTAGGGAGGATCCAAGTTCTTTTATACTCGGCAGTCAGGAacagttaacctttatccgtagggtaacctatacccaTTATATATAAAATCGGGAATTTGGGGATCGTTAATTTTGCGGAAGGCagtttcacattgcaaaatctcgaaaatgttgacatttgaaacccacgtcgttgacctgaaatctctaaacactcattctttttaaaacaacgaatctaggttaccccacggattgaGGTGAGCTTGCGCTACTCAATCAACCCTCTGAAACCACGGTAAATATTATGACGAGCTTCGCATAGGGTCGTTTaatatacccccctcacattaagcgaaaatcgatcggacgacgagtctgcgagttctaaattacgaggaggcaagaccctgctgccgacgaagaaatggcagagttccccccttcccgtcagggtcatgcctcctcgtaatgtagagctcgcagactcgtcgtccgatcgattttcgcctaatgtgaggttGGTATTAGACATATGTGTGCTGTTATCTGTGTAACATGTCAGTGTTAATTTCCGCAGGATCGAGGCGTGTCTGGAAGACAGACGTCTGCCTCACTTCTACCTGCCTGAACTGAACCTGTTGGACGGCATCCGTCACGTGACCATCGAGAATGTGCGCAGGCGCGTGACACAGCTGATCGACAATGAGCATGAGAGAAACAGAATACTTTACATTTGCTTGTAGCATGTGTAGGTATTACGTCGATCGATAGATATTGCCCACATGTATTATTGTAATCCTGTGAGTTTTCAACAGCTGGGGTTTGCAATGATAAAGTGCAGGGAGGAATTAATTAGCTTTTTCTCATTAATCCTAAGACTCCTACCTAAAAGAAATGTGCTCTATgttctattctactctacttaaTAATACCCTATccaagaaggttgaaaaaaggagTCGGATCAACTCCACACCACTCCACTCCACTGTACTACactgcactgtactgtactgtactcaactctactctactctactctactctactctactctactctactctactctactctactctactctactctactctactctactctactctactctactctactctactcggTAGATGGGTAGGGGTGGCAAAAggaaaggtcaagtttgataatgggcctacTAGCGACGAGTTGTGGTTATTCAGTGGCGCTTTAAAGTTTGAGGTAAAATTTTCTGTAAGTGTCAGGTTAGTTATTCTTTTAAGAATTGATAGGTCTCGGAGCAAGaagtaagtttgggccccctagcggcttgttttgtctgccaattttgttgcagactttgaaacagaataactcaagaaaggatcgacggatcatcaggatatAACAAGATATCTATGTTACGAAAACAAACAGCCTTAGAAATGCATCATTGACAGCAGACAGCTCATGAAGCCAAAAAATGTTAATGTTTCAGTCACAATTTTTACAACTATATTGCTTGCACTTTCTAAAAGTTGATGTGGACGATGTATGGCAACGTACAGAATAGATCATTTTATCACCTTCTCATATCGAATGATTACCGTAGTATGTATCAAGTTACTTATTAAatagataacgttatatcataaaTAGAATCAGTGTCGATAAAACAAAAAGTCGATATACCATCTGAACTCATGATAGATCTTAAGGTCTAATCGATATAAACAAAACTAATTTTCTCCTCATATATTCCATAGTGAGTCATATTGACGAATAGTGATATTTGTTACATTCCTACATCATGACTACTTTGACATATTTACAAATTTTTTACCATGTGAGTTGAGTATGGAATTTGTGCCAACGTCACATGCTGAAACATACACTCTTCCTGGAGCAAACTTTGACTTGCTAAAATTAAACATCTTGTGTAGACTTATTTAGCGCTCCGAAACTTTAAAAATCGGTTGGTGTTATATATTAAATCCAGAGCGTTCCTAACAACTCAAAAGTAGTTCCTACGATAAAAATACAAAGTGTATCCTTCTGTGCGTCAATCACTATAGTACTGAAAGTCGCAATGTAGTTTATATATCACAGTTATTGAAACATTTATAGTTTTATTAAACACCGCATTTATACTATGCCTTGGACATGTTGTGAGTTGATACTCTTCAaaccgaccacctgtccaaaacgTCCGGTCCTCCGGGTGAtcgtcttgagcaggtttgactttatCTTCCCATTAACAGGTGTACGTTCATCATTATTTAGATGTTTGGGAATGCAAGGTCGGTGTACGTGTTTTGCCTTTCCTGTCCAGAGGAATAGCCAGATGAGCGAGCAAACTGCCTGATGCCATCGGTTCCGTACGTTTTGGAAACTTCTGCACTGGTACCGGTTTGTTCACGGTTATATACGTCGCACTTAAGACGCGAATTTGAAGAAGGTTTTGATGTGCTGTTTGTTGTAGTCTCTTGTATGCAGGACTGACCGTCATCTAATTTTGGCGACTCATTGTCAACGCCATCTTCATCGGAAACTTCTCCTGGCTCGTATGGGCCAGATAATGCATTGGCGCCTTCATTATTCTTAgggctggtttcacctgccgtcTCAGCGTCCATAAGATGATATTGAGGTACATCAAAGACATAAGGACAGCTTGCATACGGCTCAATCGTATTAGTTTTTACCACATTTACGCAAGCCTCTGTTTCTGACTTCACCACCTTACTTTCGACCTTGTCGTCATCAGTAACTTCCCCATGGTTGCCGGCATGATCAAAGGCCTGTGCTTCTGGACCAGGAAAGGTACTGGTGCCTTCTGTTTCCTCAGGATTGGTCATGTCTGCACTTTCGCCAATATGATATTGAGGCACATCAAAAACATAAGAAGACCTTGCATATGGTTCAACTGTTTCGGGTATAGTTTCGTATAAGCAGGAATCGGGGTCTGTTTCCGGACCATTGCTGCAGCCTTCCTGATCATCAGCCTGGGCGTTCTGACTGCTTCCAGTTTGTTGAAAACAAGCGTTGTTTACAACTTGGCCAGCCGCAATGTTGTTTACGTGACCAAGCTGCGCAGTTGCGTTGTTAGATTGTTTCCTGACCAGTGCACAATAGAAAGCTAAGCCCACACCATTCAGGACAACTACCGCTCCAACTACTGATCCAGTCACCACCCAGACCCATGCCTTATTGGCAACGGTTTCGAATTCAGTAGTAACGTTTTGAGAAATCTCAAACATTTCAGCCTGCTGCGTTGTTAGTGGCAACAAGGACGGAGTACTGACGTCAGATGGATGAAGGCCCGTAGGACAGACTCTGTTAGGATCACAAGGTCTTAGGGCGGTCTTAGTCCAGCTAGAATTACATTCTGAGATCGTGAGCATGTGTAGCTCTTCGTTCTTTCGGTTATCAGGTGTTTTACAACGGAACAAAGTAGGGTTGTTGTACATGGAGGATGTAATTTGATTTTTCCTAACAGTGTCGCACATGCCCGGTGTTTTCAAGTTACGGCACAAGTCCGCCAATACAGCGGCATCAACGGCCCATGCTAGTTTGCAGTCACAGTGGAAAGGATTACCCGCTATGAAAGGTGCGTATGATATTTCTCGTTCATTTGGTACG
This genomic window contains:
- the LOC118415657 gene encoding cyclic GMP-AMP synthase-like, which translates into the protein MNLDVRRHPGYRHRFNAEPERSTRVREEVASRIPEWQMERDYLNDYRRNVFPKRHIRYRPRAYPASFGTEFTFVCVDDPQYRRDVFSSPAQSRYPVVALESKSHLVKSSVVPEWFEALYFTEQLKMCHRKLKLDDDQTKHAKVLVRRYIGAIVDSVNEEIDASRPEGASRTRIEYTGSMYEGTKFGQPDEFDIMVVIDGSEDIEDEKMTPGYARLRVDQRPFLPYRFSRCLAGDKNINPTKMLDWFYGLVQRGINKISTSALDPVLKVSRHGPAVMVNIKERNGLSIDVDLVLCIQLDQQTYYVAKPYKDYAEEPPDWSLTCDPAMLWRQSFSVTETRTLASIDGAHGCRRDCLRVLKSVFRREPGLSKFTSFHLKTVLLRMFEEEDQWQSSNMGDRFFDLLLRIEACLEDRRLPHFYLPELNLLDGIRHVTIENVRRRVTQLIDNEHERNRILYICL